AAATGTTTTTGGCATATCAGGTGCATTCCATGCTCTTGTCTTGCTTGTCAAGTAAATGCAAGTTGGTGCCACGGAGTTTCCTGTTTACAATACTTGTGTGTATGTGAAGACAGTAAATGTTCAGTTTGAAAATATTCCGTAGTATCTATAGCTTACATAATAAGCTGTCCCCAAGTTTTGCTCcaatttaaaatggggggggggggatcttaccTCTGATCGACCCATGCGGTCTAGATTGGAGATATCGTATATATCTGCTACAGCAGCTGTGTCTACTCCACCGGTGCCACGCTTTTGAAGCCTCAAGTTTTCCAGGATCTTTGCAAATCTAGGATCCTGCCATAAAAGGAAATATATTATTTCTAAAATAGTGATTGCTCCTCAAGATGTATATGTTTGCAAACGCAGGGGTGCCTAATTTTCACATTGCATTTCTAGGTGTAAAGGTGTCTAAGCAGGCACTACAAATTTGTATGGATTGTTCTTACCGACATTCGTGATTAAAAGCCATTTGAGTTGGTTTACGCACCTTGCTGAGCTTTGTGAGCTTAACGTGGACTCCTGCACGCAATCCTGTTCCCAGATTGGAAGGACAGGTCAATACATATCCTAAGCGTTCGTTCCACATAAACTCCCACCCTCGTTCTTTAATTAACCTTTCAACCTACAAAGGAAATAAAAGGCAATGAACTGCTGGGTACAGATAGTGCCATCTGTTAACAGTGCTGGCTTTCTGTTAAAACACAGCTCCTGGCAGCTTGTATAATAATTGCACAAGATCCATCTTTGGCATCAGAGACTTGTACTAAAGATCGCCGACATCAATAGTGTTCCACAAGTGAAAGCAAGAACAGAATATTATCTCTAAATTGAAGCTTCAACTTAGGGTTAGCTTGATCACTGTATTAGTTCTCCATAAAAACTATTTGTATTAAAGAAAACACAGTCCTGTTCACTTTCATTGGGACTTCCTTTTGGGCAACTGTAGTGAAAATTGCAACTTTGCATTTTGGAATTGAAGTGTCCCTCAGAATTTATTGAGGAAGTGGAATATTTATATTTGCGCATGTTTGTAATTTGATCTCCACCCTCACCCCGGGACATGAGAGAAAGCCTTTTCTATAATGGTGCCTCTATTATGGAACTCAAACCCAAGAGAAATGCTGTTCAATACTTCTCTTTTACTATTTGGGTTTGCTAGGGAAATTTTTATATCATACTAATCTTTTAGtatttttgttttcatgtgttttaGTAACTTTGTGAGCTGCTTTGTATTTGTTTATATAGAAAAGCAACGTACAAATTTCTAAAttaattaaaacttttttttataaaaaaaaaatacaactttGCTAGCAAATGCAACTCTATGAAGTTAGCACCCTTAACTAATTACCATTTTTAGGATTCTCCATGATTGCTGAAGTggtataaaagtgctttaaaCATAGGTGTGGATGTGATTTCCCCCACCATGCATATCCTGCATATGCAAGCTAGTTCTGTAACCCAGTTAATGAAATTTTACTTGATTAATTGACTAAAATGCAGCCAATCAATTAAAACAGGATAAATTTGCTTATGAGGAAAACATTTGCCAGGAGATTTGGCTGGCCATTCTTGAGAGGGAAGGCTTTGTGTATCAGCACCTGAAGATTATCCATCCTAGGTTTGTGCTGTACTGACCAGGCTGATGCAGGTAGCAACATTTTTCTCTTTGAGCTGCAGATGTGCCTGCAAGATACTgttctaggccaggcataggtaaactcagccctccagatgttttgggtctacaactcccatcatccctagctaacaggactagtggtcagggatgatgggagttgtagtcccaaaacatctggagggctgagtttgcctatgcctgttctaggcaGTGAGGGAAAGAGGGACTCTTCCTTTGggggtagaaaggtttaggaagGGAAACAGGTAACATCAGCTATGTGGACCCCTTAGGCACCTTTGAGGGTGATGGGCAGTTCCTGAGGCTGCAGATCAATGAACAGAGCCAAAAATTGCAACAATTAGCATGTGAGGGGTTATAATAAAAACTGACCACAATGAATGTATTACGACTTTCATTGCAGTTTCGTGTACAGAGTTAAGTAAACGTTTATGCCTGACTTGCTCTCATAACATTAAGGAGCCCCAAATGACTGTCATGCCCAGGGCCCCCCAAACCCCAGAGCTACCACTGCTTAAAcctcagaaacattttttttaaatgacacagTAAAATGCCCACCTCTAGTAATCCACGGCAAAACCTTTCAAAGACCCGTTTCATGTTGCCTCCCTTTTCCATGGAGATCACCCTGGTGTGATCCTCCTCGTTGATCCAGACGAGAAATGTTTTGTCATTGTTGTGCCTGGTTGGAAGCAAGCAAGGCATTGGTATTACTGTCACACAAGCCTTCAACAACCATTCTCACAGGCGCCTGATTGTTTCGTTTCACCTCTCCCCTTTCTTATCTGTCTCTGTTGTGGGCAGCATTGAGCGTTGTGCGGTGTTATTACTGTGGCAAGGTTAAGGATAAGGGTTAGTGAAGATTTCCGCCATTTCATTCCACTGAACAAGTACCAATGATAAAATCATTCCCATTTCTAGGGTTATATAAAGAGCACTGCTCAGTCCTGATCCCACTGGTACTCAACTGCTGCTACACTAGAGAGTACGTTTTGTTCTCTGAAATGAACGCAGCGTGCGGCATGTGCTGCTATGGGAACTGAGAAAGGGAAAGCGTGCTCATCCTTTTTAATTGGGAAAGAGGGAATCTGCCTCTCTAGTTTATAGTAGTTTGAGACTGGAACATTTGAAGGTGTGTCCTGTCTAAAGCCCAAACCGTATTCAGCTTTGCTTTAAAATTAGTTAATTTTTTCAAGTGTTTCACAACAGAAccggcatgcaaaaatgcattatatgctCAGTGAAATACTTTCCCAGCACATAAATGCAGAACTGCAACTGGTACCTCAGTGTAGCTACAGCAGCATGCTTTTGAGCCAAGTGTGTTCTGTGTTACCTACTTTCATTTAAGCTTCTTGGTTACTAGAAAGCATTCAGGACAGTGTGTGGGCATGCTGTATACATGATGCTCCCTGACCAGTTTCTGCATTGCGTCAAACACCTTTGTATGCTACTGCAAGTCTTGCTTAATAAAGTAGCACAACACTTGACATTTCAGGATGTTAGGAGTTGCTTTATGGGGAATTTACTCTGACAGTTGTAGCTGTCCTAATACCTGATATCCATTAACTGAAGATGCAGAGTGTGAAACCTGGGTCTTGCAAGAAATGGATATTTTGCTATTTTATCGCTCATTTGCACTCAGATTATTTTTGTTCACCAAAGTATCCAGGCTAAGATTCCCATGCAACTTTTTATTGCAGATATTTAAATACAAACACACGGGCAAGTTCCAGTTCTGTTTATATACTTTGGCCCACACTGACACATGATAACAGCTGACACAttcaaagataaaacaataaactcCTTTGAAAAAAAGTAACAAAGTGAATTAAACTAATACACTGTCACGTTTGAACGTTCATGTAAAGTACCTAACACATTTCAGTCCTGAAGCATTCATTCATTATCAAAGTAGTAAGACATCACTgattccaaaggaacagaaattCCTTCAGAGCATCATAAATCTTCACAAATGATTAGCCTTTATTCAGGATATCAGGGAGACAGAACTAATATTTCCTTCAAATCATTTAgatctctctctcgttctcttcCTTTTCATCCCATTATTTACTGAtaaatcacattggttttattATACTGAATTTCCATAATACTACCAATCCAAAACTGCTTTTAGTATAAATAAGAAACTCATACTTATAtatagtggtactttggttctcaaacaccttggtattcaaacgacttggaacccaaacactgcaaacccagaagtaacttttgccaaacgtgctccgttttaagtgttacgctgaggtctgtctgttttgtttttgcgctcttttttgttttgtttttgtgactgtgtggaacccaattcagcttctgattgattgattgtgttactgcagtacattgtttattgctttcattttatggatcagtggtctcattaaatagtaaaattcGTGTTAAAAAGCTGttttagggttgtttttaaaagtctggaacggattaatccattttgcattactttctatggaaaagcaagctgtggttttggaacggacttccggaatggattaagtttgggaaccaaggtaccactgtactataattaTAGTTAATGCCTCTGTTATTTATTATGAATAATGCCTTCCCCCCTCAAGCGCACCCCTTTCTGCAGGGTCTCCTTGAGCCTTTTTAGAGAGCTGCTGAGGGAGAAGAACCCTGTCCTCAGACTTTTCTATGAATCAAACTCCTTATGAACTGAAGAAAGAAATCCAGTCACTAGGGCTATATGCTACCTTTTTTGTCACTGGTGATATAGAATAATAGACTCAAGCACCTgtctttcttttttatgtatgctactgcaCTTCacctaaaaattaattaatggaagaagatgagtgtgtgtgtgtgcaaaagcatGCATTTGGTTTTAGGAATAGCAGCTGTTGTTGTGTTAGGAAGGAATTAATAAAGCCATTTGTTCATAGCTTAAGCGTGCACAATTCATATTCCATACCAGATTCCTCTGGCATCTGGCCAGTCACGGGCCATCCCGGCACATGTTAGCAAAGGGGACACTGGTTTATCAAATAGGAAATGGTCCTGCAGACCAGCATATGCAaagcagagggaaagaaagaaagaaagaagtgaatTTTAGGTCTCATAATCATCATTGCCAGGAAGAACATGCAATCACAACCATTGAGCGAATAAAGATTCACACTGGATTCTTCTTCACTGCAAATGACAATATTCTTTCCCTAGATAATTTGgtaggtttttattttgttgtaagaGCAATGATTCTAGAGAGTTGTAACCACActgagaaaaaagaaataaaggagaAACAATGTACAGAACAATGTACAGTACGTATAAGGATTAAAGTAAATTTTTATACCAATTATCCAACTTGTATGCCAAAAGCTTTTAGGCAGTGTCTAATTTTTAATAAAATCTTAAAGATAAGGTTTTTCAGACATGAGACCTAATCAAAATCCATGATAGCAGTCTAAAGTTCAGGTTGATCTGACCTTTTTGTATTAGTGATTAATTATGTTCCTATTTCCCATTTGTTTTTACTCATAAATAAAGCCTCAGATAGAACTTCATTTCTTAACGGAataattcccaccacccctctttATTCCCCCAACAAATTTTCATTTACAGGTGCATAAATCCCAGCTCAATTGTGCAGTGTTCTTTATTTATAGCCTTAATTTCTTTATTGATTGTGGGGGGTGAGCTAATGGATCTTGTTTGCAGAGTCCACCAGCAAGTTAAATATCTGTAATATATTTGTTTTGTGTGTCTAGAGTTTATTAGGACATTCATGTATGCACCCTTTAATGCAGTTTTAGGTGTACATATTTTTTCACTGCACAGGTTACCAAGGTACATGAGAACACAATAGGTATAAATTAAATCCAGTGCCGCTTTTTTACAGTATTCCCTGATTTACAGTACcatcacctttaaaaaaaaaataccacagTTAGAGGCATGTGGACAGCTAAATGAAAATGTGATGGTTTGCACAAACACAAGTTTCTACTTCTACACAGATTACTCGGAATCAAGGTAAAGGTGTCCAATGCAACACCAATTCACTTGTTGCTCCCTGAACTATGGACATAATGGGTGAGATCCAATGTCACTCCAAGTAATGCAAGTCCGTTATTTTTAATGGGTATGACTTCATTGAATATCACCCAGAATGATAATAGTACCAAGGATGTGATTTTTAATGTTGCTTTACACATCACCACATTGTAAGCATTCCTATTACTTACAAATGTGGGTGAATATAATCATCACCATCTAATAGGGTTGTCATACGCCTGGAGTTTCTGTTGTAATCAGCACCGGGCaaaaatcgctgaaatgtccaggGAAGTCTGGATGTATGGTGGCCCATGttgtagattttggcgaattttctttttttaaaaactcaaaaacTATTTTTTGCAAAATCTACATTTTTACTTTCTGGAAGGGAAATCATTCATTGGGCTAGGGAGATACTAGATGCAACACAGCTCCAGGGTTTCACTCCCATAAACacatggtggctggtgcccattgggactggtggggcagaaagcagagagggcaacagtaggtggagccagagccagtgacaggaAGAGCCAACTAtttgttttgtccccatcctcttccttgctgtgTTCTACAAGGGCAAAATGAAGACTAAGGGGGAGGCCAGGGCATTCCTGAACTGCTTGTAAGAGGTCAGGCAGGCAAGTGGGGGCAAACTGTGGTTGGTGAGGcactgccccatttgccccaaAGGACCAGCCCCCGCCCCCTTTTGACTGAAAGGCAACCTCAAAAGTGAGTGGAAGATTGAGggtggtgcttaaccctttcatTTCCTACCATTTGTCTGCCCTTTTTGACCTACAGGGAGAAAAGTTatatgctgggggaggggggggagcaagagaaTGTTTTTTGAATTGAGAAAAGGGCTAAACTATTTTCCCACCTCACTATTCCACTGCACATcaggctttttattttaaaaatgaaggaaaacaattcACATTTACATATCTAGacgcactaaataaataaaaaatgcagactgtcactatatatttaaatatcttaATTGGTCTTAAATATAATTGTTCAAACAAAGCAGAGCCCTTTCATTTGGTATACCTAAGCCTTTTGCAATATTTCAGGCCCTCTCGGACTTTTTCCAGCCTATTTTTCGGCGTTTAGGATTCAAATGCAACATTAACAATAGGCTTATTATCTGTGCATAAAACATCTGTATGCAAAAGTAAGCGGCGTAAGATCCCTTTAAACCTCCAGGCTGGGCATTGTACTTACATCGATAAGTTGCTGCTGTTCTTTCTCAGACATTGTGGTCAGGCTATAATACTTCCCAGAGAGATCTCCTTTCAGCCCAGCCAAAGCAGTGACCACAACGTTCTCTACTTCTCTCCTCTCTGCCCGGGAGCAGGCAGGCGGTAGGCTCAGGCCCCGAATACTGCGGCCAGTGCGTACACGGGATGATAAGACGTAGCGTTCATCAAATTGCCCATGGGTGATCTggtccacacacaaaaagggagTCCATGTCACAGAAAGGGATGTCTAGGACTGGCCAAAATACATTGTTCTGCCTGAGAACAGCAAATGGTGCTCCCCATCCCCAAGTCAAGTACCCAAGACTGACCAAGGATTTTTGATACCCGAGGCAGAAAAATACCACAAGCACCTCTCCCTGGGAGTaaaaattcaacattaatacatgAAGTAAATCATTTTCTGTTCTTTGACATTAACTCAAAGTCAGTTATTTGAGGCGGACACCTGATAATGTTAATCTAGCACTGTCCTATGTGTTGTAAGAAATATTACTTGGAAAACAAGTACACAGATGCTAATTCTATCCATGGCAATATACTCTTATAGTTATTCTCAGCCCCTTTTCTCTGCAGATAAGATTTCTTACATTGGTCCTAAATTGTACCTACCTTGGAAGAATCCAGGTCAGTGTGATGCTTCATTACTTTTGGATCATATCCATTGTGTCTTAATTTGATAACTGGGTCAAAAATTTCAGCAAATACCTGTAGAGTCAATGGCatatattcattattattattttccagtcACTTTGGTGGTTACATCTCGTTTGTGTATTTGCAATTGATATGTTTTAATTCTCCTCACTTTTCTGAACCATTCCACACACCAGACCTCCTATCTAAGGGGAAAGAGCTACACAGAGACGAAGAAATAAAGGAAGTGATGGGAAAGGAATATTGGGGAGAAAGGCAGAACTTTGATAAGTTATGTGTCAAGTGCGCGGAAAGAAAAACTCTGACAAGTAAATTGGGTGCCAACATTGTCCAGTAAAAAGTTTGCCTGGCACAAGGAGCATGACATTCTTAGTGGTGGTAGCATCCTTTTTATGAAACTCCCAAAATAGGGATATTCAGGAGATTCACTTATTTAGGGTTTATAGTTATGGCAGGCATTGGGGAGATGTGAACCTTATCCCAGACTAAATTTATTGTTTTAGTAGAGGTTGCTGTTCTGTAATTGAtttttgtgctttttcttttcaatGCTACTGCATtggaaggattttattttaattgttagtCATCTTTTAAAAAGGCAGGATACATACTTAACATACAATGTGACACAATTTAGAGGCATTCATACCCCTCTTTCCTCTGTTACTGAATGAGTTGGCTAACCACATCACTTCcatgcatgtgctttaaattccACCCCCTCTTAGACAGTAGCTTAGCCTTCTTCCCAGTACCATTGCTCTTGAAGTGTGATCcattttctatctatctatctatctatctatctatctatctatctatccatccccaATTGGCTTCTGGGCTTGTTAGCCTGATGATTTGCTCTTCAAATCTGGGAAGAATGGAACTAGTGTAGCTTGTTTGTGTGAggagtggggtgggtgagtgtgtgagagagaaaaagacccTGAATTTCCTTTAATATATACAGCACTAATGCTGAGATCAAAagtaaagagagaaaga
This genomic stretch from Podarcis muralis chromosome 11, rPodMur119.hap1.1, whole genome shotgun sequence harbors:
- the CKMT2 gene encoding creatine kinase S-type, mitochondrial; protein product: MASTFSRLLAGRRTAVLFATVSTGALTTGYLLNKQNVKAGSFHQQRLFPPSADFPDLRKHNNCMAECLTPAIYAKLRDKMTPNGYTLDQCIQTGVDNPGHPFIKTVGMVAGDEESYEVFAEIFDPVIKLRHNGYDPKVMKHHTDLDSSKITHGQFDERYVLSSRVRTGRSIRGLSLPPACSRAERREVENVVVTALAGLKGDLSGKYYSLTTMSEKEQQQLIDDHFLFDKPVSPLLTCAGMARDWPDARGIWHNNDKTFLVWINEEDHTRVISMEKGGNMKRVFERFCRGLLEVERLIKERGWEFMWNERLGYVLTCPSNLGTGLRAGVHVKLTKLSKDPRFAKILENLRLQKRGTGGVDTAAVADIYDISNLDRMGRSEVELVQLVIDGVNYMVDCEKKLEKGQDIKIPPPLPQFGKK